One Candidatus Marsarchaeota archaeon genomic window carries:
- a CDS encoding alpha-ketoacid dehydrogenase subunit beta: MTMMNMVSAINNALEQVLEENENVVLLGEDIGKDGGVFRVTEGLFEKYGETRVIDTPLAESSIIGVSIGMAINGLRPIPEIQFAGFMYLGFGQIVNHAARYRSRTRGNVQLPMVIRTPVSGGVKTLEHHSESPEAAYAGIGGIVIVEPSNPYDAKGLLISAAHSNDPTLFLEPTKLYRLFKQDVPEGMYEVPIGKANVLRTGDRMTIITYGTMVNVVEKALDKVGTDAELIDIRTINPLDESTIISSAKRTGKVMIVHEAPTSFGVGAEISALISEKAMYELDAPIIRIASPSFPYPMPGYENYYIPNQSRIEAAIKELEEM, from the coding sequence ATGACTATGATGAATATGGTTTCGGCGATAAATAACGCCTTGGAACAGGTACTAGAAGAGAATGAGAATGTTGTGCTGCTTGGGGAAGACATCGGCAAGGATGGCGGAGTGTTCAGGGTGACAGAAGGCCTGTTTGAGAAATATGGAGAAACGCGCGTGATTGATACGCCTTTGGCAGAATCAAGCATAATAGGCGTTTCGATAGGTATGGCAATCAACGGGCTTAGGCCAATACCTGAAATTCAGTTCGCTGGCTTCATGTATCTTGGTTTCGGGCAGATCGTTAACCACGCAGCGAGGTACAGGAGCAGGACAAGAGGCAATGTCCAGCTGCCGATGGTGATAAGGACGCCTGTAAGCGGCGGAGTAAAAACTCTTGAGCACCATTCCGAAAGCCCAGAAGCAGCCTACGCAGGAATAGGAGGCATCGTAATAGTGGAACCGTCAAACCCATATGATGCCAAAGGCCTGCTTATAAGCGCAGCCCACAGTAATGACCCGACCCTGTTCCTTGAGCCAACAAAGCTTTACAGGCTTTTCAAGCAGGATGTGCCTGAAGGCATGTATGAAGTGCCCATAGGCAAGGCCAACGTGCTCAGGACAGGCGACCGGATGACGATAATAACATACGGGACTATGGTTAATGTGGTTGAGAAGGCGCTGGACAAGGTAGGCACTGACGCAGAATTGATAGACATTAGAACAATAAATCCGCTTGACGAAAGCACAATAATAAGCAGTGCAAAGAGGACCGGAAAGGTAATGATAGTGCACGAGGCGCCTACAAGCTTCGGTGTTGGCGCTGAGATATCCGCCCTCATAAGCGAGAAAGCGATGTACGAACTAGACGCGCCGATAATCAGGATTGCGTCTCCTAGCTTCCCTTATCCGATGCCAGGGTATGAGAATTACTACATACCTAACCAGAGCAGGATTGAAGCTGCAATAAAAGAGCTTGAGGAAATGTAA
- the asnS gene encoding asparagine--tRNA ligase translates to MASYSYASEMPLKQGKTVSVRGWIYRKRESGGIIFIVVRDRTGIIQTSVKKDSVDTASWKAAQDATIESSIELSGSVKADQRAPTGYEIEAKNFKCINVSEPFPITEYQSTELLLDKRHLWLRSMKMTNIMKMRSYVFRYLREFHDKKGFYEITPPLITRAAGETGADMFPVDYFGQQAYLTESSQLYAEAMIFSLEKVYSFAPSYRAEKSRTVKHLAEYWHLEMEAAHYNLDKLMKFEEQMVSYVAQSILKKNADILDQLNVDKAALEKIRPPFKRLTYEQSLEVLNQKGKNMKWGDDLGVEEERLLTEDEEKPVFVMYWPREMKAFYQPINPKDERTTMSADLQAPRGHGEIIGASERIWRYDELMQRFHEFEKAKGIKFNMENYEWYIDLRRYGSVPHSGFGLGTERLIKWMLNLDHIRDAIPFPRMVNRLFP, encoded by the coding sequence ATGGCTTCGTATTCATATGCATCTGAAATGCCTTTAAAGCAAGGTAAAACAGTATCCGTGCGTGGATGGATCTACAGAAAAAGGGAAAGCGGAGGAATAATCTTTATAGTAGTAAGGGATCGCACAGGCATAATACAGACTTCGGTGAAAAAAGACAGCGTCGATACAGCTTCATGGAAGGCTGCTCAGGACGCAACAATCGAATCGAGCATAGAGCTGAGCGGCAGCGTAAAGGCCGACCAGCGCGCCCCTACAGGCTATGAAATTGAAGCCAAGAATTTCAAATGCATTAACGTCAGCGAGCCGTTTCCAATAACTGAATACCAAAGCACAGAGCTGCTTTTGGACAAAAGGCACCTCTGGCTCAGGAGCATGAAAATGACCAACATAATGAAGATGCGCTCCTACGTATTCAGGTACCTAAGGGAATTCCATGATAAGAAAGGCTTTTACGAGATAACTCCACCGTTAATAACCAGAGCTGCGGGCGAAACTGGCGCAGATATGTTCCCTGTGGACTATTTCGGCCAGCAGGCATACCTCACGGAGTCGTCGCAACTTTATGCCGAAGCAATGATTTTCTCCCTTGAAAAGGTTTATTCGTTCGCACCGTCATACAGGGCTGAGAAATCAAGAACAGTGAAGCACCTCGCCGAATATTGGCACCTTGAGATGGAGGCTGCCCATTATAACCTAGACAAGCTAATGAAATTCGAAGAACAGATGGTAAGCTATGTAGCCCAAAGCATATTAAAAAAGAATGCAGACATACTGGATCAGCTCAATGTTGACAAAGCAGCACTGGAAAAGATAAGGCCGCCGTTTAAGCGCCTGACATACGAGCAGTCGCTAGAGGTTCTAAACCAGAAGGGCAAGAACATGAAGTGGGGCGACGACCTTGGTGTTGAAGAGGAGCGGCTTCTTACCGAAGATGAAGAAAAGCCGGTGTTCGTAATGTATTGGCCTAGGGAAATGAAAGCATTCTACCAGCCGATAAACCCAAAGGACGAAAGAACTACAATGAGCGCAGACCTGCAGGCACCAAGGGGCCATGGCGAAATAATAGGCGCAAGCGAAAGGATATGGCGCTATGACGAGCTGATGCAACGTTTCCATGAATTCGAGAAGGCAAAAGGCATAAAGTTTAACATGGAGAATTATGAATGGTACATAGACCTACGCAGATACGGCAGTGTCCCGCACTCCGGATTTGGCCTGGGCACCGAAAGGCTAATCAAATGGATGCTCAATCTTGACCATATAAGAGATGCAATTCCATTCCCGCGTATGGTGAACAGGCTCTTCCCATAA
- the pdhA gene encoding pyruvate dehydrogenase (acetyl-transferring) E1 component subunit alpha: MIKDAFSTSIKYMQIMDESGNIDEALKPNEADDELVLEMYKAMSLARALDAKALSLQRQGRLATYAPLIGEEATQIGSAIAMRKNDFAVPNFRQHGVYITRGLPLEQFFVYWKGYEDGAAIPKELNMTPVIVPVGTQMPHAAGIAFANKYKGVDSVVVVYIGDGGTSEGDFYEAINFAGVFKLPLVVVIENNQWAISVPRKMQTAAQTLAQKAVAAGIDSIQVDGNDVLAVYKAMKDAIESAKAGKPYVIECVTYRMSMHTTSDDPTKYRPDAEVDAWKQKDPIARVEKYLTSKGMLSDSVKSSIEEEHAKLIDEALEKAEQFKPNPSGMFDSVYSFLPQVLKEQKDEAEAAGFWQSSG; the protein is encoded by the coding sequence ATGATAAAGGACGCATTTAGCACAAGCATAAAATACATGCAAATAATGGATGAGTCCGGCAACATCGACGAGGCGCTGAAGCCGAATGAAGCTGATGACGAGCTTGTGCTCGAAATGTATAAAGCCATGTCGCTTGCCAGGGCACTGGACGCAAAGGCGCTCAGCCTGCAAAGGCAGGGCAGGCTTGCAACATATGCACCCCTGATCGGCGAGGAAGCGACGCAGATCGGCAGCGCTATTGCAATGCGCAAAAACGACTTTGCTGTGCCTAATTTCAGGCAGCACGGTGTATACATAACAAGAGGCCTGCCGCTCGAGCAATTTTTTGTTTATTGGAAAGGCTATGAGGATGGGGCTGCAATACCGAAAGAGCTCAATATGACGCCAGTCATTGTGCCCGTAGGAACGCAGATGCCGCATGCTGCAGGAATTGCATTTGCAAACAAGTACAAAGGCGTGGATTCCGTAGTCGTCGTATATATTGGAGACGGCGGAACTTCCGAGGGGGATTTTTACGAAGCAATAAACTTCGCAGGGGTGTTCAAGCTTCCGCTGGTTGTAGTGATAGAGAATAACCAGTGGGCAATATCAGTGCCAAGAAAAATGCAGACTGCTGCGCAGACGCTTGCGCAGAAGGCTGTAGCCGCAGGGATAGATTCGATACAGGTCGACGGAAACGATGTGCTTGCAGTTTACAAGGCCATGAAGGATGCGATAGAAAGCGCAAAGGCGGGCAAACCGTATGTAATCGAATGCGTTACGTATAGGATGAGCATGCATACTACTTCGGATGATCCTACAAAGTACAGGCCAGATGCAGAAGTAGACGCATGGAAGCAGAAAGACCCTATAGCAAGAGTCGAGAAATACCTTACCTCAAAAGGCATGTTGAGCGACTCTGTAAAAAGCAGCATCGAAGAGGAGCATGCAAAGCTTATAGACGAGGCTTTAGAAAAAGCAGAGCAATTTAAGCCGAATCCTTCCGGAATGTTCGACAGCGTTTACAGCTTTTTGCCGCAGGTCTTAAAAGAGCAGAAGGACGAGGCCGAAGCTGCGGGATTCTGGCAAAGCTCAGGATAA